In Ignavibacteriota bacterium, a genomic segment contains:
- a CDS encoding T9SS type A sorting domain-containing protein, which translates to MRSDDSRHPFSTSHRDDWSCGVLLLAILLLLPMCAASGTPQFQHPSLPASPLLLHGTPSHTNPSVETRGTDAPSLSGLAALRGLEGVLASVKSGGWLSRVDNAARVMDTTRLLPHAPLLPQARTLAAPGDTLIVGPGSDSLRITGVWEHTGAILVVGQGRLIFDNASCTIYGNVVVWGTSAALVVRNSTLFFPQEYFYQRSMIVAGGGSALFERSTLDYGSLSHSLAVTDSASVRYRAVTVRGFTTCGLSGRGSMTVDTCNETGEFILQDETRIDFREAHTVLLWFRVGAGQTFHTSFPDGAAVDSATFGAGTPGLANIHYTASLRRCTNVMWALMPAPASDIRIGNSAIRAIGLWFTGADSTAVSGLVNNSTYTQFPAPLVDRTLLLENTRVSTWSLYTFDRSVVHVTGCILGEIGTFGASRMTCEKVMVDGSGGYLFASDTSFLLYGFSSATCPVRSERSGALVFAYSALSNGAASAIGTSILIVVQSGLLREPVPYEGSITWLAEIGTAASARVGERVAVTGSAWIDRGPISALFDFRKYVLSYQRQGETQWTRLADTVFREARNASLGEWNTAGLAPGVYSVRLTVTSDTRDAFSIDAQTPITLLPPVSAVEDPSSPVRFTVYPNPAADHITLDGVHGDVSITDALAREIWRGTIEGSHIIPTASWRPGMYFIRTHTACVRVLKVL; encoded by the coding sequence ATGAGATCGGACGATAGTCGGCACCCCTTCTCCACATCACACCGGGACGATTGGTCCTGCGGCGTCCTGCTCCTCGCAATTCTTCTCCTACTGCCGATGTGTGCCGCCTCCGGCACTCCCCAATTCCAACATCCTTCCCTGCCCGCCTCCCCGCTGCTGTTGCACGGTACGCCGTCGCACACGAATCCGAGCGTGGAAACGCGGGGTACGGACGCACCGTCGCTGTCCGGTTTGGCCGCGCTGCGTGGGTTGGAAGGTGTGCTGGCGTCGGTGAAGTCCGGCGGCTGGCTGTCGCGGGTGGACAACGCGGCGAGAGTAATGGATACGACGCGGTTGCTCCCCCACGCGCCGTTGCTGCCGCAGGCGCGGACGCTCGCTGCACCGGGGGACACTCTCATCGTCGGTCCCGGCAGCGACTCGCTGCGTATCACAGGGGTGTGGGAGCACACGGGCGCCATCCTCGTTGTCGGACAGGGACGGCTGATCTTCGACAACGCCTCCTGTACGATATACGGGAATGTGGTGGTGTGGGGCACATCGGCGGCGCTCGTCGTGCGGAACTCCACATTGTTTTTCCCGCAGGAATACTTCTATCAGCGCTCCATGATCGTGGCCGGCGGAGGCAGCGCGCTGTTCGAACGCTCGACGCTGGATTACGGGAGTCTGTCGCACTCGCTCGCCGTCACGGACTCGGCCTCGGTGCGCTACCGCGCCGTCACAGTGCGCGGCTTTACCACGTGCGGACTCTCGGGCCGCGGCAGCATGACCGTGGACACCTGCAACGAGACGGGCGAGTTCATTCTGCAGGACGAGACACGTATCGATTTCCGCGAAGCGCACACGGTGCTGCTGTGGTTCCGCGTCGGGGCAGGTCAGACCTTCCACACATCCTTCCCCGACGGTGCCGCGGTGGACAGTGCCACATTCGGCGCGGGCACACCGGGACTCGCCAACATCCACTACACCGCCTCGCTCAGACGCTGCACAAACGTCATGTGGGCGCTGATGCCCGCCCCCGCTTCGGATATTCGGATCGGCAACTCCGCTATACGGGCCATCGGCCTCTGGTTCACCGGCGCCGACTCGACGGCCGTGAGCGGACTGGTGAACAACAGCACATATACGCAGTTTCCCGCGCCGCTTGTCGACAGGACGCTGCTGCTCGAAAACACACGCGTGAGCACCTGGAGTCTGTACACGTTCGACCGCTCCGTCGTACACGTCACGGGTTGTATACTCGGCGAGATCGGCACATTCGGCGCGTCGCGGATGACCTGCGAAAAGGTGATGGTGGACGGCTCGGGCGGCTACCTGTTCGCCTCCGATACTTCGTTTCTGCTGTACGGTTTTTCGTCGGCCACCTGCCCCGTGCGCTCCGAGCGCAGCGGCGCGCTGGTCTTCGCCTACTCGGCGCTGAGCAACGGCGCGGCGAGCGCCATCGGCACATCCATCCTCATCGTGGTGCAGTCGGGTCTGCTGCGCGAGCCCGTCCCCTACGAGGGCTCCATCACCTGGCTGGCGGAAATCGGCACAGCCGCCTCGGCACGTGTCGGAGAACGCGTCGCGGTGACCGGATCGGCGTGGATCGATCGCGGACCAATAAGCGCACTGTTCGATTTCCGGAAATACGTCCTCTCGTATCAACGTCAGGGAGAAACACAGTGGACACGGCTGGCGGACACGGTGTTCCGCGAAGCGCGCAACGCCTCACTCGGCGAGTGGAACACCGCGGGCCTCGCGCCGGGTGTGTATTCCGTGCGGCTCACGGTGACTTCCGACACACGTGACGCCTTTTCGATTGATGCCCAGACGCCGATCACCCTGCTGCCGCCCGTGTCGGCAGTGGAGGATCCGTCCAGCCCTGTCCGCTTCACGGTGTACCCCAATCCCGCCGCGGATCACATCACACTCGACGGTGTACACGGCGACGTGTCCATCACCGACGCACTGGCACGTGAAATCTGGCGCGGCACTATCGAGGGCAGCCACATCATCCCCACGGCCTCCTGGCGCCCCGGTATGTATTTCATCCGCACACATACCGCCTGCGTGCGAGTCCTGAAGGTCTTGTAG
- a CDS encoding T9SS type A sorting domain-containing protein, with the protein MHSLRLTVTSDTRDAFSIDAQTSITLLPPVSAVEDPSRPARFTVYPNPAAGHITLDGVHGDVSITDALAREIWRGTIEGSHIIPTASWRPGVYFIRAHTACVRVLKVL; encoded by the coding sequence GTGCACTCCCTGCGGCTCACGGTGACTTCCGACACACGTGACGCCTTTTCGATTGATGCCCAAACGTCGATCACCCTGCTGCCGCCCGTGTCGGCCGTGGAGGATCCGTCCCGCCCTGCCCGCTTCACGGTGTACCCCAATCCCGCCGCGGGTCACATCACACTCGACGGAGTACACGGCGACGTGTCCATCACCGACGCACTGGCACGTGAAATCTGGCGCGGCACTATCGAGGGCAGCCACATCATCCCCACGGCATCCTGGCGCCCCGGTGTGTATTTCATCCGCGCACATACCGCCTGCGTGCGAGTCCTGAAGGTCTTGTAG
- a CDS encoding aminoacetone oxidase family FAD-binding enzyme, which yields MEYNGRAEVIVVGAGAAGLLAAIFAAEAGADTLLVERTSQGGKKILASGGGRCNILPSVADAAGFTTDSSKNTLRNILLSFPLDAQRRFFEETARLPLVLEEESGKYFPASHRARDVRDVLRRLAAEKGVSFLGDTRVTDLRREGDLWLLAVDSRPDPLRARAVVLATGGLSVPSTGSDGFIFPIARRLGLACIDPYPALTPLYDARQTFASLSGLTILATVSATRGAHTARATGGFLFTHRGYSGPAVLDVSHVVARARRAEMETAAVTVSWLGRDEAGWSGLFETEPSRTLLGVFERALPARLAAALLNIGRLDPKKRLAHLTRAERASALALLAACPLPVSGTGGYAVAEVTGGGVALGEVAPKTLQCRAVPGLFLCGELLDAFGPIGGHNFQWAWSTGRAAGLGAAGLVRG from the coding sequence ATGGAATACAACGGCAGGGCGGAGGTGATTGTGGTCGGCGCGGGGGCCGCCGGACTGTTGGCCGCGATCTTTGCGGCCGAAGCGGGCGCGGACACACTGCTCGTAGAACGCACCTCACAGGGAGGGAAAAAGATTCTCGCCAGCGGCGGCGGGCGCTGCAACATACTGCCGTCTGTCGCCGATGCGGCCGGCTTTACCACCGACTCCTCCAAAAACACGCTGCGCAACATACTGCTCTCGTTTCCGCTCGACGCGCAGCGGCGCTTCTTCGAGGAAACCGCGCGATTGCCGCTTGTGCTCGAGGAGGAGAGCGGCAAATACTTCCCGGCATCACATCGCGCGCGCGACGTGCGCGACGTATTGCGCCGTCTGGCGGCGGAGAAGGGTGTCTCTTTTCTCGGCGACACACGTGTCACAGATCTGCGCCGCGAGGGTGATTTGTGGCTCCTCGCGGTCGACAGCCGTCCCGATCCGCTGCGGGCACGCGCCGTGGTGCTGGCCACGGGCGGACTCTCCGTGCCCTCCACGGGGAGCGACGGATTCATTTTCCCCATCGCGCGGCGCCTCGGACTCGCCTGTATCGATCCCTATCCCGCGCTCACGCCGCTGTACGATGCGAGGCAGACGTTTGCCTCGCTCTCGGGCCTCACCATACTCGCGACCGTCTCCGCCACAAGGGGCGCGCACACGGCCCGCGCCACGGGCGGCTTCTTGTTTACACACCGCGGGTACTCCGGTCCGGCCGTGCTCGACGTGTCGCATGTGGTGGCGCGCGCGCGGCGCGCGGAGATGGAGACAGCGGCCGTGACCGTGTCGTGGCTCGGCAGGGACGAGGCCGGATGGAGCGGACTGTTCGAGACCGAACCCTCGCGCACCCTGCTCGGCGTCTTCGAGCGCGCGCTGCCCGCGCGGCTGGCCGCGGCGCTGCTGAATATCGGACGACTCGATCCGAAAAAGCGGCTCGCGCATCTCACGCGTGCCGAGAGGGCGTCGGCCCTGGCGCTGCTTGCCGCGTGTCCGTTACCCGTGAGCGGCACCGGCGGCTACGCGGTGGCCGAAGTGACCGGCGGCGGTGTGGCCCTCGGCGAGGTCGCGCCCAAAACCCTGCAATGCCGCGCCGTGCCCGGACTCTTCCTCTGCGGCGAATTGCTCGACGCCTTCGGCCCTATCGGCGGCCACAACTTCCAGTGGGCCTGGTCCACCGGCCGCGCCGCGGGTCTGGGTGCGGCGGGGCTGGTGCGGGGGTAG
- a CDS encoding helix-turn-helix transcriptional regulator, whose amino-acid sequence MQQFIATPAQLGSVLRGYRRARGLTQERAASKVGMRAKTVSAIEGGQGAGSSIETLFKLLSALDLELVILPKGAPAAPEW is encoded by the coding sequence ATGCAGCAGTTTATTGCCACACCCGCGCAACTGGGAAGCGTGTTACGCGGATATCGCAGGGCGCGGGGGTTGACACAGGAGCGCGCCGCCTCGAAAGTAGGCATGCGTGCAAAGACCGTTTCCGCCATCGAAGGGGGGCAGGGAGCGGGTTCGAGTATCGAGACGCTGTTCAAACTCCTGTCGGCCCTTGATTTGGAACTGGTCATTCTGCCGAAGGGTGCACCCGCGGCCCCGGAGTGGTAA
- a CDS encoding type II toxin-antitoxin system HipA family toxin, protein MARRNTTQALDLWMNGDRVGRWSISGNGTHHLAYEASWMSSAAARPLSLSLPLQDPGVPHQGAVVEDYFENLLPDNRTIRERIQRRFGLRSTRAFDLLAEIGRDCAGAVQIVPMDMAPPDVRQIESSVLNVHDIARILRGIPAANTPGSRGTEPFRISLAGAQEKTALLRHRGRWRLPAGTTPTTHIFKLPIGTTGVGGIDLSQSVENEWICSRIVRAYGLPIAECSMERFEDVSTLVVTRFDRRVADDGTWILRLPQEDLCQAFGVAPSAKYESEGGPGIERVMNLLLGSSRADEDRLTFFRAALVFWLLAAIDGHAKNFSIHLDAGGRYRLTPLYDVLSAHPFVGRGRGRIAVQELRMAMAVMGQHRQYHWQRILPRHWRETARRCGLGSRIDSLLDELIRQTPRVLDEVAHNLPDDFPQYISDPILNGVRDAARSMERNA, encoded by the coding sequence ATGGCGCGCCGGAACACGACACAAGCGCTGGATCTCTGGATGAACGGCGACCGAGTGGGACGCTGGTCGATTTCAGGCAACGGGACGCACCATCTCGCGTACGAAGCGTCCTGGATGTCGTCCGCTGCAGCGAGACCACTGTCGTTGTCGCTACCCCTGCAGGATCCCGGAGTGCCGCATCAGGGCGCGGTGGTGGAGGACTATTTTGAGAACCTCCTGCCAGACAATCGCACCATCCGAGAGCGAATTCAACGCCGCTTCGGCTTGCGTTCCACACGGGCGTTTGATCTGTTGGCCGAGATCGGGCGCGACTGTGCGGGCGCCGTACAAATTGTGCCAATGGATATGGCGCCTCCGGACGTCCGGCAGATAGAGAGCAGTGTGCTCAACGTGCACGACATTGCGCGCATCCTGCGCGGCATCCCGGCAGCAAACACACCCGGCTCACGAGGCACAGAACCGTTTCGTATCTCGTTGGCCGGCGCGCAAGAGAAGACCGCACTGTTGCGGCATCGTGGACGATGGCGGCTGCCGGCGGGCACGACGCCGACAACCCACATATTCAAACTCCCCATAGGCACAACCGGCGTGGGAGGAATCGATCTCTCGCAGTCGGTGGAAAATGAATGGATCTGCTCGCGCATCGTCCGTGCATACGGCCTCCCTATTGCGGAATGCAGCATGGAACGTTTCGAAGATGTATCCACGCTGGTGGTGACACGATTCGACCGCCGCGTCGCTGACGACGGCACATGGATACTCCGGCTTCCACAGGAGGATCTGTGTCAGGCATTCGGAGTTGCCCCGTCTGCAAAATATGAATCGGAAGGAGGGCCGGGAATAGAGCGGGTCATGAATCTGCTGCTCGGATCGAGCCGCGCGGATGAAGACCGGTTGACCTTTTTCCGGGCCGCCCTTGTCTTCTGGCTGCTCGCGGCCATTGACGGACACGCAAAAAACTTCAGCATCCATCTCGACGCGGGCGGCCGGTATCGACTTACGCCCCTCTATGACGTCCTCTCCGCGCACCCCTTCGTCGGGAGAGGACGGGGCAGGATCGCCGTTCAAGAGTTGCGTATGGCGATGGCGGTGATGGGACAGCACCGGCAGTATCATTGGCAACGAATTCTCCCGCGGCACTGGCGCGAAACAGCCCGGCGATGCGGACTGGGAAGCCGGATCGACTCCTTGTTGGATGAGCTTATTCGCCAAACACCGCGTGTCCTCGACGAGGTTGCGCACAACCTCCCGGACGATTTCCCGCAGTACATTTCCGATCCGATACTCAACGGCGTCCGCGACGCGGCACGCAGTATGGAACGAAACGCCTAG
- a CDS encoding OmpA family protein, which produces MKGLCLVVGIFITGIVAHAQTALEYPGRPRYPDGLLSLSAGYGLSKYSGDFSDGLVDRAAVFRGAFAVLPELSVGLGAQVGSLSYTRRSRRNMEATYAYQFGTENLIRRSSSFSGFHVLLQFNLFPRGYLNGYVQTGGGVSFYKPDDYAQERVRHRPKKETFAALSIPAGFGVDVFVFRNIAANLEFSYHFLFDDNLDAFSPDELRDAHLREVGTQLGAAEESEGNDGYFTLTLGAKVFLFENDDIDGDHLVNVEEERRGTNPYDSDTDGDGLTDYDEILKHATNPLDKDSDGDGLTDYVEVVKYRTSASEKDSDADGVEDAEEVQTLLTNPLNRDSDSDSLSDGREVLLATNPNLLDSDRDGLDDFTEVERAHTDPKLPDTDGDGLPDFVEYRAHHTDPLRPDTDNDLLNDFDEIVKHHTNPLAPDTDGDTLDDFQEIASRNTDPLKRDTDGDGMTDERDVCPRDPETYNGFQDTDGCPDTGPKDANLALSSGPGARTPERVIRARSASDTIRITEGQIITLFGVNFEVDKDIIRPESYPILEENAKLFTVFPELEVEIRGHTDSDASDEYNLDLSDRRSISVKNFLTRLGVDPSRMRTRGFGESLPLVPNTDAFGKARNRRIEFYILRSGPRSPDAERLVPIDTTRQISTPR; this is translated from the coding sequence CTTTCCTTATCCGCGGGCTACGGGCTTTCCAAATACAGCGGCGATTTTTCGGACGGACTCGTCGATCGTGCGGCCGTTTTCCGCGGGGCTTTCGCGGTGCTGCCGGAACTCTCGGTCGGATTGGGCGCACAGGTCGGATCCCTGTCCTACACGCGGCGAAGCCGCAGGAACATGGAGGCCACATACGCGTATCAGTTCGGCACGGAGAACCTGATACGGCGCAGTTCCTCCTTCAGCGGTTTCCATGTGCTGCTGCAGTTCAACCTCTTCCCGCGCGGGTATCTGAACGGATACGTGCAGACGGGAGGCGGGGTCAGCTTCTACAAACCCGACGATTACGCGCAGGAACGCGTACGGCACCGCCCGAAAAAGGAAACGTTTGCGGCGTTGTCGATTCCCGCCGGATTCGGTGTGGACGTCTTTGTGTTCCGCAACATCGCGGCCAATCTCGAGTTCAGCTACCACTTCCTGTTCGACGATAATCTCGACGCCTTCTCGCCGGATGAGCTGCGCGACGCGCATCTGCGCGAGGTGGGCACGCAGCTCGGCGCTGCCGAGGAGTCCGAAGGAAATGACGGATATTTCACCTTGACACTCGGCGCAAAAGTCTTCCTCTTCGAAAACGACGACATCGACGGCGATCACCTCGTGAACGTCGAGGAGGAACGGCGGGGGACGAATCCGTACGATTCCGACACCGACGGCGACGGATTGACCGACTACGACGAGATCCTGAAACACGCCACGAATCCGCTCGACAAGGACAGCGACGGTGACGGACTCACGGACTATGTCGAAGTCGTAAAATATCGGACATCCGCATCCGAAAAAGATTCCGACGCCGACGGCGTCGAGGATGCCGAGGAAGTGCAGACGCTGCTCACCAATCCTCTCAACCGCGACAGCGACAGCGACAGTCTGAGCGACGGCAGGGAAGTGCTGCTGGCGACCAATCCGAATCTGCTCGACAGCGACCGCGACGGACTCGACGACTTCACCGAGGTGGAGCGCGCGCACACCGATCCGAAACTGCCCGACACCGACGGCGACGGGCTGCCCGACTTCGTCGAATACCGCGCGCATCACACGGATCCCCTGCGCCCGGATACCGATAACGACCTTCTGAACGACTTCGACGAAATCGTCAAACACCATACGAATCCGCTCGCGCCCGACACCGACGGCGACACGCTCGACGACTTCCAGGAAATCGCGTCGCGAAACACCGATCCGCTCAAGCGCGACACCGATGGTGACGGCATGACCGACGAGCGCGACGTGTGTCCGCGCGATCCCGAGACCTACAACGGTTTCCAGGACACCGACGGCTGTCCTGACACGGGTCCGAAGGACGCGAATCTCGCGCTCTCGTCAGGGCCCGGGGCACGGACACCTGAACGGGTGATCCGCGCGAGGTCGGCATCGGACACGATCCGTATCACCGAAGGGCAGATCATCACCCTCTTCGGCGTCAACTTCGAAGTGGACAAGGATATCATCCGTCCCGAATCGTATCCCATCCTCGAGGAGAATGCAAAACTCTTCACCGTGTTCCCGGAACTCGAGGTCGAGATCCGCGGGCATACCGATTCCGACGCCAGCGACGAATACAATCTCGATCTGTCCGACCGGCGCTCCATCTCGGTGAAGAATTTCCTCACCCGCCTCGGCGTCGATCCGTCGCGCATGCGCACACGCGGCTTCGGCGAGAGTTTGCCGCTCGTGCCCAACACCGACGCGTTCGGCAAGGCGCGCAACAGGCGTATCGAGTTTTACATACTGAGGTCGGGTCCGCGATCCCCCGACGCCGAGCGTCTGGTGCCCATCGATACAACACGCCAGATCAGCACGCCGCGATAA
- a CDS encoding T9SS type A sorting domain-containing protein translates to MRATIGICLFYIWTIAASAQECIVYPGSLTVPATYGCNGTWSELHAPIVPTGNRAYVPPAGNYISFVLSETNKYDIPADQNDVTLIISAPQGWEFRSNVAKPSYVYLDNSGDINLPMSSALVVTTTAIVLTFSSNTNTNKSDDIYFCNIEARPTTGVISAGGSTRHMLRLSTNPGTGVLNGIVENTTSFGSLTITPGDFGSGGYLAFMSPIEDRTACDDFEPVLKTVDCAGNPTTVGLPASLPVTFTADPTPGNGFVDTLIDVGAGFENGVAILEGRHIRETGVYLLEGAATGYATAVTNAFTIAACGPDHLTWTRQPAGDYYMWQPLAIQPMLQLRDVWENPVYIPGATVTLTLDPAETLNPYDPASYATGLLTVTLDLDAYAVYSGLRVYSQSLGYFRFDATTSAVAGSWKSNQFFFEAPLPVELVAFSAQRRNDAVYLSWRTATESNSLGFEVQRIANTAMDWTAIGNVEAAGTSNSPRSYTFVEMLPFSLRALDLRYRLRQIDRDGSAHYSPIVTVAAKPSAGNAVDVTPTVLRGNATVRVLLVSDATVTLTIYDTNGRLVAVLLDNAVLTAGSHLFPLERAAMRPGVYFIEAMTNSGSAQSRFMVH, encoded by the coding sequence ATGAGAGCCACGATTGGTATCTGCCTGTTTTATATATGGACGATAGCCGCATCCGCCCAGGAGTGTATTGTGTATCCGGGATCGCTCACTGTTCCGGCGACCTACGGGTGCAACGGAACCTGGTCGGAATTACACGCGCCCATTGTCCCCACGGGGAACCGCGCGTACGTCCCGCCCGCGGGCAATTACATTTCCTTTGTGCTGTCGGAGACCAACAAGTACGACATCCCGGCCGATCAGAATGATGTGACACTGATCATCAGTGCGCCGCAGGGATGGGAGTTCCGTTCGAATGTCGCAAAGCCGTCGTATGTGTATCTCGACAATTCCGGCGACATCAATCTTCCGATGAGCAGCGCCCTTGTTGTCACAACCACGGCCATCGTGCTGACGTTCAGCTCGAACACCAACACGAACAAGTCCGACGACATCTATTTCTGCAACATCGAGGCGCGGCCGACGACGGGAGTGATTTCCGCGGGCGGCTCGACGCGGCACATGCTGCGCCTTTCCACCAATCCCGGCACGGGTGTGTTGAACGGCATCGTCGAAAACACCACGAGCTTCGGGTCTCTCACAATCACGCCGGGCGATTTCGGCAGCGGCGGCTACCTCGCGTTTATGTCGCCCATCGAGGATCGCACCGCATGTGACGACTTCGAACCCGTGCTCAAGACCGTCGACTGCGCGGGTAATCCGACCACCGTGGGCCTTCCCGCCTCACTGCCCGTGACGTTCACCGCTGATCCGACACCGGGCAACGGCTTTGTCGACACACTCATCGATGTCGGCGCCGGCTTCGAGAACGGTGTCGCGATTCTCGAGGGACGCCACATCCGGGAGACCGGCGTGTACCTGCTGGAGGGAGCGGCCACGGGCTACGCGACGGCGGTCACAAACGCCTTTACCATCGCCGCCTGCGGTCCCGACCACCTTACGTGGACGCGACAGCCCGCCGGCGATTATTACATGTGGCAGCCGCTTGCCATACAGCCGATGCTGCAGTTGCGTGATGTGTGGGAGAATCCCGTGTACATCCCCGGTGCCACGGTCACACTGACGCTCGATCCGGCCGAAACACTCAACCCCTACGATCCCGCGTCCTATGCCACGGGTCTACTGACGGTGACACTCGACCTCGACGCGTACGCCGTGTATTCCGGACTGCGCGTGTACAGCCAGTCACTCGGCTACTTCCGTTTTGATGCCACCACCAGCGCGGTGGCGGGATCGTGGAAGAGCAACCAGTTCTTCTTCGAGGCCCCGCTGCCCGTCGAGCTTGTCGCCTTCTCGGCGCAGCGCCGCAACGATGCCGTGTACCTCTCGTGGCGCACCGCCACCGAGAGCAACAGTCTGGGCTTCGAGGTGCAGCGGATCGCAAACACGGCGATGGACTGGACGGCGATCGGAAACGTCGAGGCGGCGGGCACGTCGAATTCCCCGCGTTCGTACACGTTTGTCGAGATGCTCCCCTTCTCGTTGCGGGCCCTGGATCTGCGCTACCGTCTGCGCCAGATCGACCGCGACGGATCGGCGCACTACTCACCCATTGTGACCGTGGCTGCAAAGCCGAGCGCCGGCAACGCGGTGGATGTCACACCCACGGTCCTGCGCGGCAACGCGACGGTTCGTGTGCTGCTTGTATCGGATGCGACCGTGACACTCACGATATACGACACGAACGGACGGCTTGTCGCCGTCCTGCTCGACAACGCCGTTTTGACCGCGGGCTCGCATCTCTTCCCGCTGGAACGCGCGGCGATGCGTCCGGGCGTGTACTTTATCGAGGCCATGACGAACAGCGGTTCTGCGCAGAGCCGCTTCATGGTCCATTAA
- a CDS encoding PD-(D/E)XK nuclease family protein, whose amino-acid sequence MSTHAEIEECPRRWALSAAEYPELWSGRGYPPKLQVAALAGSVVHLALEIITKHLASAGVPSIGDPNAPQVLRELGGYTRVVEECVKRLLKRFVDNPRAGVLMEHAQRTLRGQVPALRARVQSMLSRLRLPKGVLVPTAPSSPKSSSPPPRLPLLNGTYPEIEVRAKSIGWKAKLDLLVLDDGACEITDFKTGAADETHKFQVRVYAVMWRLDDELNPSGRVVKRLVLAYESQDVDVPPPSASEIDDLGRELFERRQTAEAALAARPPSARPNTESCRYCGVRQLCDSYWGNAVQVVSDDGHFGDVELKITGRHGPTSWDAVVVRARDLPAKTAALLRLQHPKEFKTGTHVRVLDGALARDPEDATAPAIVTLSALSEAYHVE is encoded by the coding sequence GTGTCGACGCACGCGGAGATCGAGGAGTGCCCGAGACGCTGGGCGCTGAGCGCCGCTGAGTACCCTGAGCTTTGGAGCGGGCGCGGTTACCCGCCGAAGCTCCAGGTCGCTGCGCTTGCTGGCAGCGTCGTCCACTTAGCACTCGAGATCATCACGAAGCATCTCGCGAGCGCGGGCGTGCCGTCCATTGGTGATCCGAACGCACCGCAGGTGCTACGAGAACTCGGCGGATACACGCGGGTGGTGGAGGAGTGCGTGAAGCGTCTCCTCAAGCGCTTCGTCGACAACCCGCGCGCGGGCGTGCTGATGGAGCACGCGCAGCGGACCCTGCGCGGCCAAGTGCCCGCGCTTCGCGCGCGCGTGCAGTCGATGCTGAGCCGCCTCCGGTTGCCGAAGGGCGTGCTGGTCCCTACCGCCCCGTCGTCGCCGAAGTCGAGCAGTCCGCCGCCACGGCTCCCGCTCTTGAACGGGACGTACCCAGAGATTGAGGTGCGCGCGAAGAGCATCGGGTGGAAGGCGAAGCTCGACCTCCTCGTCCTCGACGATGGCGCATGCGAGATCACCGACTTCAAGACGGGGGCTGCCGACGAGACGCACAAGTTCCAGGTCCGCGTGTACGCGGTGATGTGGCGGCTCGACGACGAGCTGAACCCGTCAGGTCGGGTGGTGAAGCGGCTCGTGCTCGCGTACGAGAGCCAGGACGTTGACGTGCCCCCGCCGAGTGCATCGGAGATCGACGATCTAGGTCGAGAGCTCTTTGAGCGCCGACAGACCGCGGAGGCCGCGCTGGCCGCGCGCCCTCCCTCGGCACGCCCGAACACCGAGTCGTGTCGCTACTGCGGTGTGCGCCAGCTCTGCGACTCGTACTGGGGAAACGCCGTGCAAGTCGTCTCGGACGACGGCCACTTCGGGGATGTCGAGTTGAAGATCACCGGGCGGCACGGACCGACGAGTTGGGACGCGGTGGTCGTGCGCGCGCGTGACCTACCGGCGAAGACGGCGGCGCTACTGCGGCTCCAACACCCCAAGGAGTTCAAGACGGGGACGCACGTGCGCGTCCTTGACGGCGCGCTAGCGCGCGATCCCGAGGATGCAACCGCCCCGGCGATCGTCACGCTCAGCGCGCTGAGCGAGGCATATCACGTCGAGTAG